Within the Gossypium raimondii isolate GPD5lz chromosome 12, ASM2569854v1, whole genome shotgun sequence genome, the region GACAAACTTTTAGGGAGCTTCTTACACAAATTCTTCCCCAAAAGTAGAACCATCCAATTAAGATGTGATATTGCCAACGTCCAACAAGTTGAAGGCGAAAACCTATGTGAGGCATGGGAATGCTATAAATCATTGCTGAGGATGTGCCCCCATCATGGGATGCAAGAATGGCTTCAGATGCAAATTTTTTATGACAGTTTGGATGGGAATTTGAAGTCTGGTTTAGATGGCATATCTTGATGAGtgttcatgaaaaaaaatacgAGCGAGCCTATCAGCTAATTGATGACATGACCATGAACTCGTATATGTGGCCAAATGAGAGATTCTTATACGacccaaaatcatcaacaattaaAGTGGTTCACGAGGAGGATAGATACTAGTAAATATTAGAACAGTAGCACCGTCAAACCACCCATGAATGACTTGGCCCGAAGTTATGGGAAATACTATGAGAGCCAACTGAAAGATGTAAATTATTTGGGTAATAGGGATGGAAACCCTTATTTGAATACCTATAATCCCAATTAGAAGGACCATTCCAATTTGAAGTGGGGAGGTAATCAATGAGGTGGAAATCTAGTGCAAAATCGATCAAATCAACCTTATCAACCCCGCACATGCTAGGAGCTAAGGAATGATCAATGATGAGTGACCACACTTTATGTGATTAAAGCCTAGATAGAATAAACAGGGAAATGCAATCAATAAGGTCTGAGTGTGCCCAAACTCGTGCTGACATTGCTAAATTGAAGGAACAAGTACGTCAGATAGCAAGCTTGATGAATGGAATATGAAGACAAGTAGGAAAAAACATCCCAAGTAATACGGAAGACAGTCCTCAAAGGGATGGGAAAGAACATGTGAATGCAATTAGACTCCATTTAGGTAAAACCCTTATAAACTCGAGTGAACCCATcaaaaaaactataatttaaaagataatgtGGATGATCCCATTTACGAAAATAAGCCTGATGAGCTAATTGAAAAGGTAGCCGAATCAGTAGTTGTGCCATTAATCGCGAAAAAATTTTGATCCTGTCATGAAGTAGATACCATTCTCATCGAGGTTGTAGGACAAGTAAAAAAGGGATGAAGtaaaatttgtaagtttttaaaacttatttaaatccTTTAATGTTAATTATCCACTCCTagaattaatcaataaaatcctaaaatatgccaaatacataaaaaaaattcatgtctaggcataagaaattaaagaaggGTAAGCAAATTAACATTGATGCTTCATGCAGTGCAATAATTTCTAGGCATATGCTAGGAGCCATTTTGTATGACTTATTGAACCAAATGGCATGTTTTAAGGGTACACAGCAAGTGTCATCGTGACCACCAAACATCGACGTCATGACTTTGTTTTTTAATGCCATGACATTGTTCTCTTTATGTCATGATGTTGCCAAACAGTCAATGACGTCGTGACTTCTCATGTTTCAACGTCATGAATCCACTGATTGTTTCAACATCATGACTCCACTGATTGTTTCAACACAAGTTTTCATAACTTTTCCAAAGATTCATGATAACTTTAGTAGGCACGACTTGAACCAGGAgatgtttcaaaaatatttttaaagctcTCGTAACTTGTCTATTTTTGAtggatttataaattaaaaaaaattattttcatattgtaaAGAAATGTAAGATTGGAATCTAAGTTGCTCCGGCAACAGAATGTGATGTTCTGCATTCGAGTCCACTATTTGGGCTGGGTGTGGGGTGCCACAACTGGTCTGTCtggtttgattaaataaatcattaaaaattataaaaaaatattaaaattttggttcaacCAACCAGTACCGGTTTCCGAGTCCATCGTTTGGGCCAGGTGTGGGGTACCACAATCAACCCGTTTGgttcaattgaataaatcattaaaaatcataaaaataaaaatctggtTCCATAGCTTGGTTCAACCAACCTACACCAATTCCTGGATCAATCGATTTAATGCCCTTCTCTAAATCAATACCTTGAACAGTTCTCGATCCAATCGACCCGGTTCAAACAACCTTACCATTTTGAATTGCATTGAATAGCCAATTTACTCGATTCCTGAGCATTAAGAATTCTCCTTCTTTTTGGCCATCTAGGCTTTTAGGTATATTAAAGTAGTCCTTTGTAGTTTAAAACATTGCGTATGGGGTCTGAACCTCTGCATTCTTATTTTTAGGATGAATCTCTTTTGTatcaacaattttaaatttgtccATCAGAAATATCAACCTATCTTTCTCGGTTATAAGTTTTTTATACAAGTCTGTGTTTGATACtggtatttcaatttattttttccatgTTGGAGGATCATAGTTGCATACCCAAGTCTAAATATGTGTTAGATACAACAAAACTTATAAAAACTGAATGGGCAGAGCAATATAGATCGCAGCCACTACAATGAAAACAACATATTTTGTGCTTTTCAGATTGTAAGTATGTTAAGAAGCATTGAATTAATATTAAGTGAAACTTTATTAACATCCAATGAATGATCCAATGCATGTGCAACTTTTGACAATTAGCATTGGCCATGTCCATGATACAGAAAGAACAATAAATTTTGCATAGAAGTTTCAACTGCTATATATGACTCAAATGTAGAACCTATGTATATACACACTTTTAAGATTATACATAATGTACAATAAAGCATTGAAAATCGATTTGATCTCAACCTTCCCCAAGTAAAATTAACTATTCATATGTTCAACATCTCAGACCTCAGTTTTCTGATAAGCTGCTTCAAAAAAATGTGGACTGCATAAATCGATGCTACTTATCTTTATAATGGCATTTACCAAAAGGCATGTCTGTTTGCAGGACGAACAGTTCTTGCAGTGATCATCCAATATCTTCTACTGTAAGGCTAGGCAGGTTCACGAGGATGGGTAGCCCATAGTGTACTCAAATCTTGAAGACGTTGGATGTATTCTCCCAAAGCAAGCAAGCCTCTAGCTGCCTGTCGAGTTGTTAGGATGTGAGACATCTGTTGTAGAGTTTCTTGCCGTAGGTGGTCAGCCTgcacatagaaaaatattagaCATTAGTTGAAGCTTCAAAACATCACCCAGATTTCCTCTTTTTCATATCCAAAACATTAACAAGATTTTGTCATGTGGATTCGAATTCAAAAAATTCTCCTAAACAGGATTCTAGTAAACATGAATATGGGGTACGATCCTCCAAGCATATGAAAAACTTCCAAAAAGTTTAATATAACCATGTTGGACTCATATCTGTATCTGGCAACATAGTTCACAACAAAAAATTCATTGACCAAGACTGGCAGTTTGCACCTTAAGGTCTAGGAAACCCTAGGTTTCATGAAAAACATACGGAGAAAATTCCAAGGatacaatttaaccaatattaCCCATCATAGTTGGTGCAGCCTATATTTAAACATCATTTCACAATACAAAAGAAACAACGATGATGTAGACCATGGACTTACATTCATTATGAGATTCAAAACACGTGTACGTATCAAATATGTgtatttaattcttttcatatttgGAGGATCTTAAATTCAGACTTCCCCTACTCATATCTTTAATGTATGTGAAATACAAGTGGCAGTCACAGGTAAAATAACTAAGATAAGAGCAAATgcgaggaaaaactaaaatagttTGTATTAAGCCCATGAGACCATGGATGATGCAATCATTACCTGGTTCACAAAGCAGACTAGAGCTTCTAACTTCTCCATTGCCATAGCCACCTGAGGAAAGTATGTACCTTGGCCCAGTTGACCAGCTGCTAAAGTCGCAGATACAGTCTCCTGGAGTTTCTCCATGCCTTGCGAAAGGGCATCTTCAGCTTGCTGACATGATTGTTTCAGGTtacaaacttcaaaaatttgCTGGTCTGTCAAGGGGTCTAGCTGAGCCACGAGCACCTGTAATCAACATATgatcacaaaaataaaaaaataaataaaaagattccATATTTAGTGATAGAGCTTGGACCAGAATTCCAatgaaaaatacaagaaaattatGTCCATCAAGTAATATGGGATTACAGAGTTAGTTTATTACAGCTTATGTTGCTTCGACTCTTTATTTAAGTACCCATATGTGATGCTTAGATGGATAAAGGATATGATCCtctaaatacatgaaaaacttttaaaaagaaCTGAACATACTCATGTTGGACACATTCTTGTATCCAACACTGACATCCAAGTTTAACATTGTTTAAAGCAGAATTGATTAACCAATGACCTCAATTGTTCTGTAATCATGTGGGTGAAAAGACCAAGCAGAACCAACATAAGGGTAACTACTGGTCAAATTCAGTGATCCAAGATACtaaatatttagtttttgaTGCAGAAATCCTGGAAAACCCTAGAAGAGAGCAATTGCAAAGGATTAAGAACAGAGAAAGGCAAAACCTATAAACTGAAagagaaaaacacccaaaattcAGACAAAATGCAAGCACACATCCATAGGAATTATTTGCACATACATCCATATAGATAGTCATTCATCTAAGTTTTCATCAATGCCACCCTGCAGGAATAATTTGCAGTTAGGTCCTCTAATATAGGTTCTCCTCCCCTTAAACAGGAATGCTATGATCTACagttaattaaactatattatGCATCACCTTAAGAAGTTCTGAAGGCCGAAATCCACCAATCCATGAGAAAAATCTCTCTGCTGATGTTTTCCACGTACCAGACATCACATAGAAAACATCTGCCTTGGCAACGGTTGATTTCATGCGGAAAAGTTCAAAATAGTGGCTCATGCCATTTTCTACAACTATGCGAAGCTCAATATCACTTATCTGGGCATTCAAAGCAGTTCTCAGTTCACCTAATTGTCTGTTTTGTACTTGCATCCAATGTTTGTACTCCATCTCAAACGCAGCAATCCCTGCAGAATCCTTAGACAGGCTAATCATTGAAAACATTAAAGAATGAACATTAACTTGAAACCAGAAGAAAAGGGCATCGAAGAACATATCATTGAAAGATTGCATTCAGTACATGAGAGAGTTGTCAATGAACCTTCATATActacaaaaaaattttcaaggtGGTCTAACAATAACACTGTTAATATCGAAGACTAATGTGTTTCTACAGcatataaataaagaatttagCTCAGTTTCAATCAAAAGAGTGAAGCTTTTGATAGCTTATTCATACAATACGATGTATGATCTTCAGCTAAGTAGAAACTCAATTCTTAAAAGAAGTTAAGGTCTTTCATTAACAACATGTAACTTCTCTAGGAAAACTTGTAATGTCCAATGGAAGATGTTTAACTGTTGAGATCCTTTTACTTGTGAGGAAATCAAGTTAGCTGCAATTTGAGAGAAAGTTTGAATACCTTTTTCTCCAAAGCCAAGAAATGGCCAGGTCATGTTTCTTTTGAAGTGTCATCCTACAGGTTTCACTAAGGTTGCAGGGGTTTTAATCCACAAAACTTCACAAATACCATGGGCAACTGCTCTAAATTCAGCTTTGGCACTACTGCTAGCTACCACATTTTGCTTTTTACTTCTCCAAGTGATTAAATTTCCTCCAATGAAAGTACAATAACCTGATGTAGACTTTCGATCAATAGTGTTTCCAACCCAATCTGCATCAGTGTAGACTTCTACCAACAAATGTTCATGTCTTTTAAACAATAACCCCTTACCAAGAGTCCCATTTAGATATCTTAGAATTTTGTATATAGCTTCAAAATGATCTTGTCCTGGTGAGTGTATGAACTGACTTACTTTACTTACAGCAAATGTAATATCTGGACATGTATGGGATAAGTAAAGTAACCTCCCAACGAGTCTTTGAAACTTATCAACATTCACCACATTTTCACCTTCAACATGCTCCAATTTCAGGTTGGGTTCAAATGGGGTTTCAGCTGCTTTACATCCAAGCAAACCTATCTCTTTAAGCAAGTCCAGAGTATATTTGCATTGAGAAACAAAAATACCTTCTTTAGATCGAGAGAACTCCATCCCAAGGAAATATTTGAGTGCTCCTAGGTCTTTTATCTCAAATTGTTCAGCCAATCCTTTCTTTAACTTCTGTTCAATATGATCATCACCTGTCAAGattatgtcatccacatacacaATCAAAATAGCTATTTTTCCTATATTTGAATACTTGTAAAACATGATATGATCTGCTTAAATTTGACAATAACCAAGAGCTTTTACCGTCCTTCCAAACCGTTCAAACCAAGCTCTAAGTGACTATTTGAGCCCATATAAAGATTTTCTTAACCTACAGACTTTATTTTCTCCTAACCCTTTATCAGAACCCAGAGGTAAACTCATTTAGACTTCTTCTTCTAAACCCCCATTTAAAAAAGCATTCTTAATATCCAACTGGTGTAAGGGCCAATTTTGATTCACAGCCAAGGActataaaactcaaattgaattgagttttgCAACGGGAGCAAAAGTTTCTTGATGATCAATGCCAAAGGTTTGAGTGAACCCTTTAGCGACGAGTCTTGCCTTATACCTTTCTATATTTCCATCAGCATTGAATTTCATGTTGAATATCCATTTACATCCcacaatttgtttatttttgggtaaatttaCTATCTCCCAAGTACCGTTCTACTTCAAAGCATTCATTTCCTCCATAACTGTTAACTTCCAATTCGGATCATTTAAAACCTCCTTAATAGTTCTCGGAACAAGCACGTTAGACAATTTACTAACAAATGCTCTATGACGAGTTGAAAGCCTATTGCAGgataaataattactaatagGATGTTGGGTACAAGTTCGAGTTCCCTTTCTAAGGGCTATAGAGATGTCAAGATCAAAAGGTTTGTTGGAAAGAGATGAATCAGAATTAGAGACAGAAACAGAAAAAGGTTGAGAAGTCAAAATAGGATCGAGATTACCAGAATCAGGTGTAGAACTTTCCCCCAAGGATTTTGAATGGTTTCGTGGTAGATTGATCGGCAACTCATTACCCTTTTTCTAAGTCTTTTTCCGTGAATAAACCAAGAGCTCAAGTTCAAGAGtgattttatccttttttagTATTTCTCCCCCTGTTCGTGACTCATGTAATTGATTAGGATGTTCCTTATGGCTAACATCTTGAGTTACTTTTTCTAGAGATGAtgataaatcattaaaaacaggattTGGCAAGAGTGTagaactttttcaaaaaattttcacctctctttcttgctaaaaaaattttgtaGGAAATTAAAGCTGGTTTTCAAAAAATGTGACATCCAtgcttacaaaaaaaaatttagctacTGGATTGTAACACTTATAACCTTTCTTGTTCGGAGCATACCCAATGAAAACACATTTTTCTACTCTCGGATCAAGTTTAGAGCAAAACCTGTTAGGTATGTGAACAAAAAAAGTGcacccaaaaatttttaatgatagaTTTGAATAGATTCTACACTCAGgaaaaaaccttttaaaatgaTCTACAGGCGTGACATATTTTAGAACACGAGTATGCGGCCTATTGATAAGATATGGTGTAGTCAAAATAGCTTCTCCCCACAAATATTTTGGAACGAGCATAGAAAACATAATGGCACGAGCCACTTCAagtaaatgtttattttttctttctgcaATTTCATTCTGTTGAGGAGTATCACAACAAGTGACTGATGTAAAATgcatttatcttttaaaaaaattcccaaataaaCATTGAAATATTCAGTTCCATTATCAGAACAAAGAATGCTGATTTTAGACTGAAATTGGTTTTCaaccattttataaaattcttgaaaCACATTCTTTAGTTCTGATTTTTCATATCAAGTAGACCAAACATAGACAAGTatgatcatcaataaaagttataaatcatttttttcCAAACATGGTGGTAACCTTGGAAGGTCCCCACACATCACTATGAATTAGGTAAAACAGTTTTGATGCATGATATGGTTTTGTAAGATAAGTTGCAAGATGACTTTTAGATAAAACACAACTCTCAcattgaaaagaagaaaaattcaagtttttaaacaGATATGGAAACAAGTATTTTAGATAAGAAAAACTAGGATGTCCTAATCTATGATGCCAAAGCATAATTTGGTCACGAACAGAACTTGAACTAATACCACTCAAGCCTTGAGCTGTTTTATTCGCAGAACAATaatcatcaaaataatataGGTCGTCGATCATCCTAACACTGCCAATCATCCTCCCCGAGTTCCGATCCCGAACCTCACCGTGAGAATCAAAGAAAACAACATAGcaattagaatttttagttaatttgcTATTTGATAATAGATTGCAGGAAAAATTAGGAACAAACAAAACAGATTCAAGATgtatactttttgaaattttatttttccttttcctgcAATAGACAAAAAATTACCATCTGCAACTCTAACTTTTTCTTTCATAGAATAGGGTGAATAGGTATCAAACAAGTGTGACAGAGAGGTCATGTGATCAGAAGCTCCTGAATCAATGATCCATGGTAAAGAATTTGGCTACAAGATAGAGCATTAGAGTTGCTACCTGTTTGAGCGAGAGAACCACTAGGAATACTGGATGAGGAATTTGATTTTAGCAGTTTTAGAACTTGATCTAGTTGCTCTTTATTAAACGAACCTATCTCAGCTTCACTTGTAGAGGAAAAAACATTATTAGGTTTATCGCTGGATCTGTTACTCTTCCAATTTTCCGGTTTGCCATGAATTTTCCAACAGGTTTCTCGAGTATGGCATGATTTTTTTGCAGAAATCACACCACTTAAGACTTTTGTCCTTGCTGCCTCAGCTGGGCTTTATTGGCATCATAAGTCATTAGGGCTGAAGCAAAAAATCACACCACTTAAGACTTTTGTCCTTGCTGCCTCAGCTGGGCTTTATTGGCATCAGAAGTCATTAGGGCTGAATTCTCAAGTGGTACAGTAGTCTCCCTTTTTCCAAGCATCATGTTTCAGCGactttcttctcttctaactTCTGCAAATACTTCACCTATGGGAGGTAGAGGCTATCAACCTATAATTCTCCCCCTTACTTTatcaaattcaacatttaatcCAGCAAGAAATTTCTAAATGTGATGATCTTCTGCCATCTTTTTATAGTTTTTGCAATCTTCTAGAGACTTCCATTCataattattaaacaaatcCAAATCTTTCCATAgtcttttcaattaattgaaatacTTGGTGATCTTGTCCTCTCCTTGACGAATCTCTCCAAGTTTTATAGTTAACTCATAAATTTGGGACtgatttccaaaattaaaatacatctaATTAACATTATCCCAGAGTTCTTTGGTTGTAGAATAGCACATATAGTTGGAACCGATATCGATCTCCATTAAATTTACAAGCCATGTCTTAATTATGGAATTTCAGGGTCCCAAAGAGCATAACAGGGGTTCTCCTTTGCTAGTGCTTCCTTATCTCCTGTCAGGTAGCCAATCTTTCCTCGCCCCAGAATATACATTCAGACAGATTGAGACCAACACAAAAAATTATCactatttaaattgatattggTGATTTGAATAGAATGCAACTCAGAGTTGGAATCATGATTTCCAGTAGATTTTGGTTGGGCAGATGAGAAAGTAGAGTTTGATGAAGTTTCAGACATGGCTAAGAACTACTGaaaaaatttttagggtttctataGAAGTTAGGAAAAAATTtccagctctgataccaaatagAAACTATATGGGaaataagaaaagaatattATTCTTATATATTTACAATTGTGATACAACACCTATATATAGGTAATAGCAACCCAACAATCTAGgagtaatttaatcatttcttaatctatacaaattaattattctaaaattacAATAATCTTACAACTAGCATATCTTAAATTAATCTACTTTCCTTTTTAACAACTAGCCTAATTGGTATGTATTGCAGGTCATTTGGCTCATAGACTTAGGTTTTGTCCTATCCCATTTTACCCCATCTTCACTACTTCCTCGAGTAAGTGATGCTTTTAGTTTGTGTATAAGGTTTGCTTTACTTTTGAGCAATGCCATACTTTAGCTTTCAAAAAGTTTCTATTCTGCTTAAGGTACCATCGTTCTCTCACAAGATTTTCCGGGAAGACATGGAAGCACTTGAGAGAATATTATGTGAAGAATCGCCACTTAGCATAGAGATAAGACCTGATCCACTACTTCCATTAACAAATGGTCCTATGAACCCAACATG harbors:
- the LOC105763676 gene encoding transcription factor TGA1 isoform X3; translation: MDFPSTQFVPSRMMGTYEPIHQIGMWGENFKSIGNPSISASVIVEVDNKLENESETASHEMPAPSCKHDQEASKPFDKIQRRLAQNREAARKSRLRKKAYVQQLESSRLKLIQLEKELEQAREQQGLYIGGGLEAGHLGFSGVVNPGIAAFEMEYKHWMQVQNRQLGELRTALNAQISDIELRIVVENGMSHYFELFRMKSTVAKADVFYVMSGTWKTSAERFFSWIGGFRPSELLKVLVAQLDPLTDQQIFEVCNLKQSCQQAEDALSQGMEKLQETVSATLAAGQLGQGTYFPQVAMAMEKLEALVCFVNQADHLRQETLQQMSHILTTRQAARGLLALGEYIQRLQDLSTLWATHPREPA
- the LOC105763676 gene encoding transcription factor TGA4 isoform X1; protein product: MDFPSTQFVPSRMMGTYEPIHQIGMWGENFKSIGNPSISASVIVEVDNKLENESETASHEMPAPSCKHDQEASKPFDKIQRRLAQNREAARKSRLRKKAYVQQLESSRLKLIQLEKELEQAREQQGLYIGGGLEAGHLGFSGVVNPGDDHIEQKLKKGLAEQFEIKDLGALKYFLGMEFSRSKEGIAAFEMEYKHWMQVQNRQLGELRTALNAQISDIELRIVVENGMSHYFELFRMKSTVAKADVFYVMSGTWKTSAERFFSWIGGFRPSELLKVLVAQLDPLTDQQIFEVCNLKQSCQQAEDALSQGMEKLQETVSATLAAGQLGQGTYFPQVAMAMEKLEALVCFVNQADHLRQETLQQMSHILTTRQAARGLLALGEYIQRLQDLSTLWATHPREPA
- the LOC105763676 gene encoding transcription factor TGA4 isoform X2, which produces MDFPSTQFVPSRMMGTYEPIHQIGMWGENFKSIGNPSISASVIVEVDNKLENESETASHEMPAPSCKHDQEASKPFDKIQRRLAQNREAARKSRLRKKAYVQQLESSRLKLIQLEKELEQAREQGLYIGGGLEAGHLGFSGVVNPGDDHIEQKLKKGLAEQFEIKDLGALKYFLGMEFSRSKEGIAAFEMEYKHWMQVQNRQLGELRTALNAQISDIELRIVVENGMSHYFELFRMKSTVAKADVFYVMSGTWKTSAERFFSWIGGFRPSELLKVLVAQLDPLTDQQIFEVCNLKQSCQQAEDALSQGMEKLQETVSATLAAGQLGQGTYFPQVAMAMEKLEALVCFVNQADHLRQETLQQMSHILTTRQAARGLLALGEYIQRLQDLSTLWATHPREPA
- the LOC105763676 gene encoding transcription factor TGA1 isoform X4, with product MDFPSTQFVPSRMMGTYEPIHQIGMWGENFKSIGNPSISASVIVEVDNKLENESETASHEMPAPSCKHDQEASKPFDKIQRRLAQNREAARKSRLRKKAYVQQLESSRLKLIQLEKELEQAREQGLYIGGGLEAGHLGFSGVVNPGIAAFEMEYKHWMQVQNRQLGELRTALNAQISDIELRIVVENGMSHYFELFRMKSTVAKADVFYVMSGTWKTSAERFFSWIGGFRPSELLKVLVAQLDPLTDQQIFEVCNLKQSCQQAEDALSQGMEKLQETVSATLAAGQLGQGTYFPQVAMAMEKLEALVCFVNQADHLRQETLQQMSHILTTRQAARGLLALGEYIQRLQDLSTLWATHPREPA